Proteins from a single region of Amycolatopsis sp. CA-230715:
- a CDS encoding DeoR/GlpR family DNA-binding transcription regulator — protein sequence MTSETSAPGSARSRGERQQKIADFVVARGSASMTDLVEFTGVSHMTVHRDVDELVRRGLLRKFRGGVSAQPSTVFESNAEYRLNAHVDAKAAIAKKAVELVEPGMSLLLDDSTSALALAKLLPELAPLTVATNYLRTIDVLKNVEGIRLICIGGDYSPTHDSFLGMPCLEAVERLSVDMTFVSTSAMNVDLTYHQEPEIVMVKRAMLASAETKVLLMDSSKMPRPALHRLAPLSDYERLVVDSDVPKTLVEELRGRTRVDIAYS from the coding sequence ATGACGAGCGAGACATCGGCCCCCGGCAGCGCGAGGTCGCGCGGCGAGCGGCAGCAGAAGATCGCCGACTTCGTCGTCGCGCGGGGTTCCGCGTCGATGACCGACCTGGTGGAGTTCACCGGCGTCAGCCACATGACCGTGCACCGCGACGTCGACGAACTGGTCCGCAGGGGACTGCTGCGGAAGTTCCGCGGCGGGGTGTCGGCCCAGCCGTCCACGGTGTTCGAAAGCAATGCCGAATACCGGCTGAACGCCCATGTCGACGCGAAGGCCGCGATCGCGAAGAAGGCCGTCGAGCTGGTCGAGCCCGGGATGTCCCTGCTGCTGGACGACTCGACGAGCGCGCTGGCGCTGGCCAAGCTGCTGCCCGAACTGGCCCCGCTGACCGTGGCCACGAACTACCTGCGCACCATCGACGTGCTGAAGAACGTCGAGGGCATCCGCCTGATCTGCATCGGCGGCGACTACTCGCCCACCCACGACTCGTTCCTCGGCATGCCGTGCCTCGAGGCCGTCGAACGACTCAGCGTGGACATGACCTTCGTGTCCACCTCCGCGATGAACGTCGACCTCACCTACCACCAGGAGCCCGAGATCGTGATGGTCAAGCGGGCCATGCTGGCCAGCGCGGAGACCAAGGTCCTGCTGATGGACTCCAGCAAGATGCCGCGGCCCGCGCTGCACCGGCTCGCGCCACTGTCCGACTACGAACGGCTCGTCGTCGACTCGGACGTGCCGAAGACGCTGGTCGAGGAGCTGCGCGGCCGTACGCGCGTCGACATCGCGTACTCATAA
- a CDS encoding histidine phosphatase family protein produces the protein MGTRLLVTRHGQTEWHAENRYAGTSEVALTPTGVDQARALAEHVAKLPQRPVALYCSPQDRARRTAAPAAELLGLSPRIAPGLREVHFGLAEGRTLDELRAERPELVDAFLADPVSGAFPGAEPPEEAADRGAAALREIAAAGHDGPVLVVAHNTLIRLTLCRLLGIPPRTYRTVFPRLENAALTEIVVRGERTGMVRFNQPTTRDT, from the coding sequence GTGGGAACGCGACTGCTGGTGACCAGGCACGGGCAGACCGAGTGGCACGCGGAGAACAGGTACGCGGGCACGAGCGAGGTCGCGCTGACGCCGACCGGCGTCGACCAGGCGCGAGCGCTCGCCGAGCACGTGGCGAAGCTGCCGCAGCGCCCGGTCGCGCTCTACTGCTCGCCGCAGGACCGCGCCCGCCGCACCGCCGCACCCGCCGCGGAGCTGCTGGGGCTCTCCCCGCGCATCGCACCCGGCCTGCGCGAAGTCCACTTCGGACTCGCCGAAGGGCGCACGCTCGACGAACTCCGCGCCGAGCGGCCGGAACTGGTCGACGCGTTCCTCGCAGACCCGGTGAGCGGCGCGTTCCCCGGTGCCGAACCACCCGAGGAAGCGGCCGACCGCGGCGCCGCCGCGCTGCGGGAGATCGCCGCGGCAGGGCACGACGGCCCCGTGCTGGTGGTCGCGCACAACACGCTCATCCGGCTCACCCTGTGCCGCCTGCTCGGCATCCCGCCGCGCACCTACCGCACGGTGTTCCCCCGTCTGGAGAACGCCGCGCTCACCGAAATCGTCGTCCGTGGCGAGCGCACCGGCATGGTGCGGTTCAACCAGCCCACCACGCGCGATACTTGA
- a CDS encoding HAD family hydrolase produces MALAAVVFDLDGVLVESEHLWEENWVAYAARHQVEWTAEDTSTVQGMSAPEWAAYLAERSGTSETVEEVERAVVDGMIASIEAGEAPLLPGAGAMVREVSAKVPVALASSAARRVIDAVLATHDLTGEFGATVSSAEVARGKPSPDVYLEAASRLGFGGEQCLGVEDSSNGIRAAAAAGLTVIALPNPTYPPKPDALELAAAVASDNDDVRRKLLGYLAGEPAEVAP; encoded by the coding sequence ATGGCGCTCGCCGCGGTGGTGTTCGATCTGGACGGGGTCCTCGTCGAGAGCGAACACCTCTGGGAAGAGAACTGGGTCGCTTACGCGGCCAGGCACCAGGTCGAGTGGACGGCTGAGGACACCTCGACGGTGCAGGGCATGAGCGCGCCCGAATGGGCGGCCTACCTCGCCGAACGCAGTGGCACGAGCGAAACCGTGGAGGAGGTCGAACGCGCCGTGGTCGACGGCATGATCGCTTCCATCGAGGCGGGCGAGGCCCCGCTGCTCCCCGGCGCGGGCGCGATGGTGCGCGAGGTCAGTGCGAAGGTCCCGGTCGCGCTCGCGTCCTCGGCGGCGCGCCGCGTGATCGACGCGGTGCTGGCGACGCACGATCTCACCGGCGAGTTCGGTGCCACGGTGTCGAGTGCCGAGGTCGCGAGGGGCAAGCCGAGTCCCGACGTCTACCTCGAAGCCGCGTCCCGCCTCGGTTTCGGTGGCGAGCAGTGCCTCGGCGTCGAGGACTCCAGCAACGGCATCAGGGCCGCCGCGGCCGCGGGCCTCACCGTGATCGCGCTGCCCAACCCCACCTACCCGCCGAAGCCGGACGCCTTGGAACTGGCCGCCGCCGTCGCCAGTGACAACGACGACGTTCGCCGCAAGCTCCTGGGTTATCTGGCGGGTGAACCGGCGGAGGTGGCCCCATGA